The nucleotide window AAGCGGTCGATGACAGAGCTTTTGTTACTTGATATGCTTAGGCGTGCAAATGCAAACATGGACCATGGAAGGACCGATGGGGTCTAGGACAGGGCCCCGGACCGCTGAGAACCACGAGGGGTGGAACCACACTTGGGAGCAGAatatgtctgcctgtgtgtgtgtgtgtgtgtgtctgtctccctgtctgtctgcctgcttgtctgttgtgtgtctttctgcttttctgtgtgtgtgtccgtctgcctgtctgtcagtgtcGTGTGGTTCCTATTATCAAGACCTCTCTGTGTTTTCACTGTGGATAtaagctcctcccccctccgtcTGGTAAGCTTGGCCAGAAGCCTGCCCCTCATTGGTTAAGGcaaaggtgaaaggtcattcagTGCACTGCCATCGACCCTAACCAGACCTTCTGGAAGCAGAGGTTCATGGGATACCTTCCGCAGACACGAGCAGAGCGGTGCAGACTGAAAGCTGACTGAATACACCACCTTATTTCAGTACATACTTATACTGAGAGCTGAACAACATTTACAGACTAGAAAGATCTTGCAGCTTTGCTTAACAATCACTCACCCtccagtattcagacacacagaagaGTTTTGGAGAGTTCTTAATGAAACCGTACAGTAGGATGAAATAACCGGATAGCCGGACAGACTGACGCTGATGTTGCAGACAATCGTAGTAGATAACCATGGTTCAACCATGCTGACTTTGGAACTTTTGAACCACAAGTTGTTGTTTTTGGAATTCATCTCAGCCCTTATAAAATCTATTTTATAATATTTAATAGTTTTTATTGTTGTGtatttttattgtgtttttttttcttcctttatgGTCATAATGAGATATTTTTATACTGTTGTTGCGATTCTTGTCTGGCACCTCAGGGACCCAACCCTAGTGATAATGTGTCTGGTCGTTGTCTTGTTTCCTAAGAAGGGGATCAGTCCATCGTTACAGATGTGTCAGCGTTTATAAGAAGATAAGCAAACATTAAGCAAAAGCCTCAAAGAGGTCTAGTGATTAAGCTTATTTTTGATATGTTATATTATGCACAGTGCAGTGCCTTATCAAGCTAGTAAACAATGTCAATTGGAGTCCATAAATTTGTCAAGCTATCAATAGTTAACTAACTTATCAGTCAGTTTGTTCTGGtctggttttgtgtgtgcgtgtctgtgtgtgtgtgcgtgagtgcgtgcgtttgtctgtttatgtgtgcgtgggtgtgcatgtgtacgtgcgtatgtgtgtggtgtgttcagtATGTGTCCACTCTGCCAAATGGGCTTGTTTTTTAAGTAGTATCAATTTGCCGATGGCTTTGTCAAACATTGCACTTGTTATCCTGCAGGAATGGAAAAACATATTACCAGATCATTACCAGATCATGCCAACTGGGTACCAGTAGATGCGCCCTGTAAAAGTTATGTGGTCATCAGAAGACTATATTATTGACCCTCACAGGACACCATAGCTCCCTTTGTCATCATGTTGTCATATAAGCTATTATACATCCAGTTGTGTTGCACTGCACTGGATTCAACCCTCAGTTTTCCTGAGAAGTGTGGGATTGTCTTGGCTGAGAGAAGAGTTGAGAACAGAGTGCGTTAAGGTTTATCTAGCCACTCTCATACTGCCTCCCATGAATGGGATTACtattgaggttttgtgtttcagtTTGAATGGGATTATATAATATGCCAATAGCTGGTGAGTGAGACCAACATTTGACTCctgtgcttcaaataaaccaTGTTGAAAATGTAGAACTTGTCTGGATTTTCTTTTGGTGTTAACTTCCTTTGTATTCTGGAAACAACGTCTGAATAAAACACTACACATCATATTAGGGTCATGTagcgccatctagtggtcaAACGTGAAAAAGATCGAAGATAAACATGGCACACATGAAAAGTTTGTGATGGTTGTGTAAtttaaacagacaaaaatgATACACTTTAAGAAATTATTCAAAATGTTTAGTTCCTTTCTTTCACCATCAGACCATGTTGAACTCGCTATTGACCATGTTACCATCTTGAAATGAGACCCACTGGCAAGGAATAATTCACATTCAGCATATTCAGGTGGCTGATATAGTTAATGGTGCAATTATGGGTTATTTTTTCATGGTACATTTTTTGATGAACAGAAAACTGGTTTTAGTGTGTTGAAGAATCGAATGCAACAGATGGTTACAGCGCAACTCCCTGGCGCCAAAGCAGAACTACATAGTCACGGTTGCCATGGTACAGCGTCATTATGACACAAGGCGTGAGATCACCAGCCCTACCAAGCTTTCCGTGGTGGTAATACTGCTATTTTGTCTCGGAAAATTAGAAGGTAGATAATTGTATATTATGAATAGAGTGGCTACATATTGGCGTAAAGGGAGGGTCAATATGTAGTTAGCTAGCCAATGTTAGGGCCGCTGCTGTTCAGGATTAGCTAGCGAGCTAAGCAGCATAAGAAAAGCAGTAGCTTTTCAGACAGCACTCGGACGTACTttaatacagtactgtattcgAATACATTCGCTAGTTAATATGAAAGATCACTCTGCGAAGGGGACACGTCATGGAGATCAGAAACTGACAAGCTGGTAAGATAACAATGACCCCTATTCATCAAGGTAGCAATCACGCGTTGCCTTCTTGGATGCTAAAATCATATAGAGCTAGTTTGCACAGGTAGCATTGGCCAGTACAGTGCCTGCTATAAACAAATGTGTGAGAGTACTGTATCTAAATTAATGACAACGTTTACTATTTCGATCCGTGATTGCTGTGCGCCTAATAGCAAGTTACTTAATTCGCTAGCTAAAGGTATAGCGAGAAGAAGCATGCTTCGGATCTGGTTGCGAGAGTGGTTTGGGTGACATTCTGAGTTTTGGGTCTGTTGTAAGGGCAGCTTCGTTGTAGCTGAGCCTGTCAAGAACAGACGGCAGCTTAATCCCAGATAGGCAAGAATTGACATGGTATCTAGGCTAGATGTATTATGTTTACTCCAGAGTGCTCAACTAGCAATATGATAACAACATGGTTATTGCTGTTGATAACAAATATGTTTGATgttgaagggttagggtttagaaaTTAATAAAATGTGATACTTAATTGAAATGAATGAGTTGCCAAACAGCAGCTTTATaaggttggttggttggttggttcgGTACTATGCCCTGTTCAAAGTCACAATTGTAAGGTTGAATTTGAGAAGCAAACCTGCACCTTGTCAATTACTAAGTCCTTAGCAGTTTGGAACTGAACCCACCtggtaatttgtgtgtgtgaagttttgGTAAATGTTAGTGTggagtgtggaggcagggggtaaAGGCAGCAGGTATCATGCTATCATACCTTATGGAACTTTCCACCTGATATGGCCGTCTCTTAGTGACCGGGAAACACAATAAGTTAACCACATAACTCTGGAAGAGCATAGCCGGGCTAATGCTTTTGAATCTTCATTTGGACAACATTCTGTCTTCTTACATTGGTTGATATTGTTCTTTCATCTCACAACTAAACTAACCCACCCCGTAATCCATCCAATACTGTTAGTGTCACAAGTAGTAGTATAGAATGAAACTCAAGCACGCCAATGTTCTATTTTCTGAATTTCTTGATAAAAGCAATGATTGTGTTACCTCCATTGTCTGATCTAATGACAGATCTGGTTACTCAGCACTCCTGGCCCATGAGGACAACATGGAATCAGACAGCAGACCTCGTTCCGTGGACGCTAACCGCGACGCCGACCCAAGCCGCCAGTCCCTGCGGAGCACTGGGAAACTTTCCGAGACATCATTCCGAAGCCATAAACGGGACAAATGCCGAAGGGACCAGGATGAGAAGAGCTGTGCCAGTGACCGGGCAAGGACGAGGACTCGGGCCCCAGGTCGAGACCAGGACCGGATGGCAGACGGAGAGCACCGGAGAAGCAGCGAATCTTTTTACTCTGAGGACTACGAGAATGTGTCGCCATCAGAGCGCACGCTCTCACCGTATTCCCGCACGCCCTCGCCGGGGCCGCGCCGAAGAGTACCCGCCAAGAGGGTCTCCAGCAGCCCCATCCACAAAAtaggtctgcacacacacgcgcacacacaaacacagcgtcTGAAAACAACCTGTAtagaggcacacgcacacacgcccccctcttcttcttccttctgtcctgtcccctctcctacctcctctcatctgtcagacacacacttctTTACTCTGCCTTCTTCTatatcctttcctctcctctcttttcttctctctgtctctgccctcTCAATCCCCTTTTTCTGCCCTCCCCTACACCATTCTTTCTAatttctaacccccccccccccaggtgtccgTCGAGTCCTGTCTCGGCCACAGAGGGGGGGTCTCCAGCAGCAGAGATGGGGCATACGCTCCCAAAGCAAAGACTCTGCTATGGCCCCTCCCAAGGACCTGGACCTGGTAACCAAGCGCATGCTGTCCGCCCGCCTGCTGAAGATCAACGAGCTACGCAACGCCCTGTCTGAGCTGCAGCTGCGCACCGATGAGCTGCAGAAAGAGAACCGGGTCCTGAGACAGGTCAGAACCCAGCCCTGTCCTAGCAAGGGGGTTAGAAACCACAGacgggtgacctctgacctgtccctccccccacaGCTCCAGCAGCGTCAGGAGAAGGCCCTGCAGCGCTACGACGACACGGAGAGCGAGATCTCGCAGCTTCTCACCCGCCACTCGAGCGAGACGCTGGCCCTGCGTGAGCGTCTGCGGCGGGCGCAGGAGAGGGAGCGTGCGGCGGAGCGCCGTTTGAAGGAGGCACAGGAGCAGCTCCAGAGGAGCCAGGCAGCCGTGGGGAGACTGAGGAAGCTGGCGGAGCAGCGCGAGCTAGGACCCAGGGAGGAGCTGAGCCgcaggctggagcaggagaaggccaACACCCTGGAGAACGAACGCAAGATCAAGGTAGGTCGTGTTTGGGtaccagtttggcttattaaacagaagaagaacaagGTTAGGAGTATTTTAAGTCATCTGGTGGACCAAGGTTCTTCTTCATAAAGTCTGAGTAAATGTCAGTGTTTGAACTTCAACCAATTTATAGATGTGGGACAAATTATTTATAGCTTCTTTGTAGGCCAAGAAAATCTATATTTAGAATGTAAGATTGATGGGATGTGAGTCCAGTCCTTGTTGAGAATTCAATCGGATTTGTATCCTTTGTAGAATTTATagctatatatactgtatgtagctAAGACATATAGTTACAGTGATATACATGTCATTAATACGCTCCAGAGAGACAACAATATGACTGGATATTTCTCCTGAGCCCTCTCAGGATACACATAGCTAGTTTCCCTGGGTTAGAACCAATAGGATGTGTCTGCAGTTGAAGGTCACGAGTCCACTGTTGGACGATTgactctgaacacacaaacacatcctctTAGCCTGACCTAAGGGGTCCAGAGTGTCACCGTACATATGTTTGAatgcatctgtctgtgtgtgcacatgcgtctgtctccgtgtgtgtgtgcatgcgtctgtgtgtgtgtgcgtctgtgtgtgtgtaggatctgGAGCGCAGCGTGGAGCTAAGCAGCAGTAGCTACCAGAGGCAGCTGGcagcagagaggaagaagaccctgagctcccaggaggaggtgaggagcctgcaggaggagctggaaCGCCTCAGCAACAAGCtcaaggtaaacacacacacacgctgtacacacacacgctgtacacacacacactgtacacacacacacgctgtacacagacacacacacgctgtacacacacacacatgctgtacacacacagaaacacagttaCATTCACATGTGCGCAGACATGCGAGCAAGCAAACACacggacataaacacacactcaaagcccCTCACCACGCTCTGATGCTGGCCCCCGACCAtcccaggagaaggagagggagctggACACCATGAACATCTATGCAAACCGCATGCTGAAGCCTTCGCCCAGGAAAGACCCTGACAACAGCACCAGGAAGAAAGGTGACGTCAACGACTTTGCTCATCTGTCCCGtgtgggagaaaaagagaggaaatgCCCGTATTGTTTTGAGAGTGAGGAAGTATGTGCCTGTTtgcgagtgtgtatgtgtgagacagtgggtgtgtgtgtgtgtgtgtaggcgagggtgtgtgtgagagagaataacgTTGTTACGTGTGCACTCCAGCTCCCAACAGAAGCAGCACGAAGGCAGTTCAGACCGAAGACAGGAAGCTGAGCTTGGatttcccctccccaccccccgccaTATCCGACTGCAACGAGTACAGCGAACAGGCACCTGACGACTACCTTTCACTCAAGGCAGGCGTCTCCAACTCACTGCGCCCACTCTGATTCACCAGAATCAAGTCACCCGCTCTTAATACAAAACGATTAGCGGAGCCCATTTGACTCCAACAGCTTCCCCTTTCATTCTACTATGTTGACTATGTTCTATCTAAAACATAAAATTGATATACACTGTGTAGCATAAAGCACAATCACAGCTCAATAAAGAGTCTGTTTTCTTCAATGACCGAATTGTTCAAAAGCAATGATGTGTCCTTCTTTcccttgtcctctctctttctctggacaGGAACTTgatgagacagacaggagacccccggtgacagaggagaagaagaagaaagaggagcgagaccagcagaggaggagatccAAGGAAAATGAGAAGGGGGAACTGAAGAGCGACAGGAAGGAGAACACGCTGGATGAGAAGGCCAGACGACTGAGAGAAGGTGAGCCCTTCCAAGCGGTCGACCCTCATGGTCAATAAGCAGTTACCCTAACCACTCACATGGTGCTTCCTGCAACCTTGTGGTTAGGGGGAGATTAGGTGGTTAAGAGGGTCATCTGGTCTCAGTAATGAATCTGAAAGTAAACTTGCCTTTGCCTCCTGGTGTTTTGTGTTCAGCTACTTTTACTActtttctctctatatataaaCTCTAGgctgggagaaggaggaagaagagaggaagcaAAGGAActtgaaagaagaagaaaacaggAGGCGTGGCCTGGTACAGGAAGAGGTTGAGAGGCGGAACCAGGAGGCTCTAGCTCGTCAAGAAGCGGCAGAGGAGGAGCGTCGCAGGAAGGAGCAGCTGTTGGCCAAGCTGCGTGAGATTGACCAGCAGAACCAACCGCCCCCACGCCTGTTCTCCGACACAGACCCCGATGAGTCCTCTGGCGCCGTGGTGCGTTCCCCACCCCGGTACTCAGAGCCAAGGAACCAGAACCAATCCATCTTCAGCTTTACAGAgccggaggaggtggggggtctCCATGGGGGTGGGAaaccaagaggaggaggagaggaggaggggggaatatTGAccgggatggggaggagaggggtgagggctcAACCATCCACAGACGACTTGGCTTTTGGCAGCTACGCCCCCTCCTTTGGTCGCCCCGCCCCTCGAGGCCCaggcttcccccctcctcctcccaaagAGGAGAAGGACGCCCACCTGGGGGGGGCGGATATTAGCTTTGGGGGATccgagaaagaaagggaaaaggagaaagaggaggtatGGGGTACGGGACGGAAGTCCAGCCTGATGCAACAGCTGTTTGGACCGCcgtcctcctcccatcccttggCCCCGCCCACTTTCTCCAGTCAGATGGATGTCCTCAACAGCACCCCCAACTCCACCGCTGGACGCAGCAAGAAGGACGGGCTGTTCCTCTTTGACCCTGAGTCCCCCCGCCCCGctgcacccccgccccccctactTAGTACCCTGCACGTTGCCGAGAGCCGGCCCACAGTCCGAGCCATACCCTCGTTTGACGACGACATAGAGGAACTCAccctctgattggctctgagaactatgctgttcattgactagtTGAAGAGGAAGTGTCTTCTTGTCACCACTTGACTCCTGATGATGTCCACA belongs to Osmerus eperlanus chromosome 8, fOsmEpe2.1, whole genome shotgun sequence and includes:
- the lca5 gene encoding lebercilin; the protein is MLVWSVEAGGKGSRSGYSALLAHEDNMESDSRPRSVDANRDADPSRQSLRSTGKLSETSFRSHKRDKCRRDQDEKSCASDRARTRTRAPGRDQDRMADGEHRRSSESFYSEDYENVSPSERTLSPYSRTPSPGPRRRVPAKRVSSSPIHKIGVRRVLSRPQRGGLQQQRWGIRSQSKDSAMAPPKDLDLVTKRMLSARLLKINELRNALSELQLRTDELQKENRVLRQLQQRQEKALQRYDDTESEISQLLTRHSSETLALRERLRRAQERERAAERRLKEAQEQLQRSQAAVGRLRKLAEQRELGPREELSRRLEQEKANTLENERKIKDLERSVELSSSSYQRQLAAERKKTLSSQEEVRSLQEELERLSNKLKEKERELDTMNIYANRMLKPSPRKDPDNSTRKKAPNRSSTKAVQTEDRKLSLDFPSPPPAISDCNEYSEQAPDDYLSLKELDETDRRPPVTEEKKKKEERDQQRRRSKENEKGELKSDRKENTLDEKARRLREGWEKEEEERKQRNLKEEENRRRGLVQEEVERRNQEALARQEAAEEERRRKEQLLAKLREIDQQNQPPPRLFSDTDPDESSGAVVRSPPRYSEPRNQNQSIFSFTEPEEVGGLHGGGKPRGGGEEEGGILTGMGRRGVRAQPSTDDLAFGSYAPSFGRPAPRGPGFPPPPPKEEKDAHLGGADISFGGSEKEREKEKEEVWGTGRKSSLMQQLFGPPSSSHPLAPPTFSSQMDVLNSTPNSTAGRSKKDGLFLFDPESPRPAAPPPPLLSTLHVAESRPTVRAIPSFDDDIEELTL